From a single Rhizobium lusitanum genomic region:
- a CDS encoding MFS transporter: MTTIESTANSQRPPGQQLAPLFYAATSATFFAASSAPTPLYRIYQQAFAFSPVLITVIFAVYAFALLAALLIVGSISDHLGRRPVIFASLLLNMVAMALFLMADGPNWLIAARIVQGFATGAAACSIGAALVDLDPAKGSVTNSIAPLAGMAIGALGTSALVQYAPAPMFLVYAVVLVLLVAQAALVWMTPETTARRAGLLASLKPEVTVPPQARRTLLALTPINIAVWALAGFYLSLVPSLVSTTTGSAAPLVGGSVVAALTVSAATTLFLLRKKPAATTLTFGISTMTLGILTIVAGVHLAQVPILIAGTLIAGAGLGANFLAAVRSIMPLAKPDERAGLLSAYYIQSYLAFSLPAILAGFLSKSLGYTETTDIYAVAILLLVGSGVLALWVGREKVVVSG; this comes from the coding sequence ATGACCACGATCGAATCCACCGCCAATTCACAGAGACCACCCGGCCAACAGCTGGCACCGCTCTTTTATGCTGCTACCAGCGCCACCTTCTTTGCCGCCTCCTCGGCGCCAACGCCGCTCTATCGCATCTATCAGCAGGCCTTCGCCTTTTCGCCGGTGCTGATCACGGTGATCTTCGCCGTCTATGCCTTCGCTCTGCTCGCTGCACTGCTGATCGTCGGCTCGATTTCCGATCATCTCGGACGCCGGCCGGTGATCTTTGCCTCGCTCCTCCTCAATATGGTGGCGATGGCACTGTTTTTAATGGCCGACGGTCCGAATTGGCTGATTGCCGCCCGCATCGTGCAAGGCTTTGCCACTGGAGCGGCGGCATGCTCGATCGGCGCCGCCCTCGTTGATCTCGATCCGGCCAAGGGGTCGGTGACCAACAGCATCGCGCCGCTGGCGGGCATGGCGATCGGCGCGCTCGGCACCAGCGCCCTGGTGCAATATGCACCGGCGCCGATGTTCCTCGTCTACGCCGTCGTACTCGTCCTTCTCGTTGCACAGGCCGCGCTCGTCTGGATGACGCCGGAGACAACCGCCCGCAGGGCCGGCCTGCTTGCCTCGCTGAAGCCCGAAGTGACCGTCCCACCGCAGGCCCGCCGGACGCTGCTGGCGCTGACGCCGATCAATATCGCCGTCTGGGCCCTGGCCGGCTTTTATCTCTCATTGGTTCCGTCACTGGTGAGCACCACGACAGGCAGCGCCGCGCCCCTCGTCGGCGGCTCGGTGGTTGCCGCGTTGACGGTCAGCGCTGCGACGACTTTATTCTTACTGCGCAAAAAACCTGCGGCAACGACGCTGACTTTCGGGATATCCACCATGACGCTCGGCATTCTCACCATCGTTGCCGGCGTGCATTTGGCTCAAGTGCCGATCCTTATCGCCGGCACGCTGATCGCCGGCGCCGGCCTTGGCGCCAATTTCCTCGCCGCTGTTCGCAGCATCATGCCGCTCGCCAAGCCTGACGAACGCGCCGGCCTGCTCTCGGCCTATTACATTCAGAGCTACCTCGCCTTCAGCCTCCCCGCCATCCTTGCCGGCTTCCTGTCGAAGTCCTTGGGGTATACGGAAACCACCGACATCTACGCGGTCGCCATCCTGCTTCTGGTCGGCAGCGGTGTGCTGGCTCTGTGGGTTGGGCGGGAGAAGGTGGTGGTTTCGGGATAA
- a CDS encoding pyridoxal phosphate-dependent aminotransferase yields MSILNSLSPRALAAPESGIVEVVNYARGRDGLLPLWVGEGDLPTPDFINRAAMASLKAGETFYTWQRGIPELRQALSDYYARHFNVSLPMEHFYVTGSGMQAIQLSVQAITSPGDEMIYLSPAWPNIAAALEIAGARSVGVPLQFENGKWTLDLERLKAAITPRTKGLFINTPSNPTGWTATHKDLSDILALAREHGLWIMADEIYALYYYAGGRAPSFLDVKEADDKIMFVNSFSKNWSMTGWRVGWIVAPAEIGQVMENLVQYSTSGVAQFMQKGAVAALNDGDDFVRANIAKATRSRDILCDALLATNRVQTLKPDGALYAFLKIDGVTDSRKAAIDIVDKTGVGLAPGTAFGQGGELFLRACFLRDPAQVEDAAERLSQYVLSL; encoded by the coding sequence ATGTCGATATTGAATAGCCTCAGCCCGCGCGCCTTGGCGGCGCCCGAAAGCGGGATCGTGGAAGTCGTGAATTACGCGCGCGGCCGCGACGGCCTGCTGCCGCTCTGGGTCGGCGAGGGCGATCTGCCGACGCCGGATTTCATCAATCGCGCCGCCATGGCCTCGCTCAAGGCCGGCGAAACCTTCTACACCTGGCAACGCGGCATTCCGGAACTGCGCCAGGCCCTGTCCGACTATTACGCCCGGCACTTCAATGTCTCCCTGCCGATGGAGCATTTTTACGTCACGGGCTCCGGCATGCAGGCGATCCAGCTGTCGGTGCAGGCGATCACCTCGCCCGGCGACGAGATGATCTACCTGTCGCCCGCCTGGCCGAATATCGCCGCCGCACTGGAGATCGCCGGCGCCCGCTCGGTCGGCGTGCCGCTGCAATTCGAGAATGGTAAGTGGACGCTTGATCTCGAGCGCCTGAAGGCGGCGATCACGCCAAGGACCAAGGGCCTGTTCATCAACACGCCGTCGAACCCGACCGGCTGGACGGCGACGCACAAGGACCTCTCCGATATTCTGGCGCTCGCTCGAGAGCATGGCCTCTGGATCATGGCCGACGAGATCTACGCGCTTTACTATTATGCCGGTGGCCGGGCTCCTTCTTTCCTCGATGTCAAGGAAGCCGACGACAAGATCATGTTCGTCAATTCCTTCTCGAAGAATTGGTCGATGACAGGCTGGCGCGTCGGCTGGATCGTGGCACCCGCCGAGATTGGCCAGGTGATGGAAAACCTCGTGCAGTATTCGACGTCCGGCGTGGCGCAATTCATGCAGAAGGGCGCAGTCGCTGCGCTGAACGACGGTGATGATTTCGTCCGCGCCAATATCGCCAAGGCCACCCGCTCGCGCGATATCCTCTGCGACGCGCTGCTCGCCACAAACCGTGTCCAGACGCTGAAGCCGGACGGTGCGCTTTATGCCTTCCTGAAGATCGACGGCGTTACGGATAGCCGCAAGGCCGCAATCGACATCGTCGACAAGACCGGCGTCGGCCTCGCACCCGGAACAGCCTTCGGCCAGGGCGGCGAACTCTTCCTGCGCGCCTGCTTCCTGCGCGATCCGGCACAGGTGGAGGATGCGGCGGAGCGGTTGAGCCAGTATGTTTTGAGTCTTTGA
- a CDS encoding 3-hydroxyacyl-CoA dehydrogenase NAD-binding domain-containing protein: protein MAYTNFTIETDADGIALVTWDMPGKSMNVFTSEVMDELNAIIDATVADAAVKGVVFTSGKSSFSGGADLSMIKSMFSFYQDEKAKEPAGAAQKLFDLVGRMTGLFRKLETCGKPWVSAINGTCMGGAFELSLACHGRVASSAKSVKIALPEVKVGIFPGAGGTQRVSRLTDAQSALQMMTTGQSLTAVRAKAMNLVHQVVEPDQLIPAAKQMIKDGLKPVAPWDEKGFKAPGGGIWTPAAAQLWPAAPAILRRETSGNYPAALAILKCVYEGLQVPFDTGLKIEQRYFTQVLQTTEAYSMIRSLFISLQELGKGARRPAGQPKTVLKKVGVVGAGFMGASIAYVTAAAGLPVTLIDRDLEAAGKGKSVGEGLVKDAIGKGRLTQEDGAALLSRITPSATYADLSDADLVIEAVFEDRDVKKAVIEAVEAVLPEGAIFASNTSTLPISGLAKNSKRPADFIGVHFFSPVEKMMLTEVILGKETGDRALAVALDYVAAIKKTPIVVNDTRGFFVNRCVFRYIHEAYDMLIEGVPATMIENAAKMAGMPVGPLALNDEVAIDLSLKILKATVADLGEKAVDPRHMQLVSGLVEGEGRLGRKNSKGFYDYPPKPAKKSLWPGLKDLYPQKKADEIDVNVLKQRFLATIALEAARTMEEGIVTDPREADVGSILGFGFAPYTGGALSYIDGMGVKTFVSLCETLAKTYGPHFAPTALLKDMAAKGETFYGRFDPYGVKAAA from the coding sequence ATGGCTTACACAAATTTCACCATCGAGACCGACGCAGACGGCATCGCACTCGTCACCTGGGACATGCCCGGCAAATCCATGAACGTCTTCACCAGCGAGGTGATGGACGAGCTGAACGCCATCATCGATGCGACCGTTGCCGACGCGGCGGTCAAGGGCGTGGTCTTTACCTCCGGCAAATCCTCCTTCTCCGGCGGCGCTGATCTCTCGATGATCAAGTCGATGTTCTCCTTCTATCAGGACGAGAAGGCGAAAGAGCCGGCAGGTGCTGCGCAAAAACTCTTCGATCTCGTGGGACGCATGACAGGCCTGTTCCGCAAGCTGGAAACCTGCGGCAAGCCTTGGGTCTCGGCGATCAACGGCACCTGCATGGGCGGCGCCTTCGAGCTGTCGCTCGCCTGCCATGGCCGCGTCGCCTCTAGCGCGAAAAGCGTCAAGATCGCGCTGCCCGAAGTCAAGGTCGGCATCTTCCCCGGCGCCGGCGGCACGCAACGTGTGTCGCGGCTGACCGATGCGCAATCGGCGCTGCAAATGATGACCACCGGCCAATCGCTGACGGCGGTGCGCGCCAAGGCGATGAACCTGGTGCATCAGGTGGTCGAGCCGGATCAGTTGATCCCGGCCGCCAAGCAGATGATCAAGGACGGGCTGAAGCCGGTCGCCCCCTGGGACGAAAAGGGCTTCAAGGCGCCCGGCGGCGGTATCTGGACGCCGGCTGCCGCGCAGCTCTGGCCAGCGGCGCCCGCCATCCTTCGTCGCGAAACCTCTGGCAATTATCCCGCAGCACTCGCTATCCTCAAATGCGTCTATGAAGGACTGCAAGTCCCCTTCGATACCGGCCTCAAGATCGAGCAGCGCTATTTCACCCAGGTGCTGCAGACCACCGAAGCCTATTCGATGATCCGTTCGCTGTTCATCTCCCTGCAGGAACTCGGCAAGGGCGCCCGCCGCCCGGCTGGACAGCCAAAGACGGTGCTGAAGAAAGTCGGTGTTGTCGGTGCCGGCTTCATGGGCGCGTCCATCGCCTATGTCACGGCCGCCGCCGGCTTGCCCGTGACGCTGATCGACCGCGATCTGGAAGCGGCCGGCAAGGGCAAGAGCGTTGGCGAAGGTCTGGTGAAGGATGCAATTGGTAAGGGAAGACTGACGCAGGAAGATGGCGCAGCGCTACTCTCCCGCATCACGCCGTCTGCCACCTATGCCGATCTCAGCGATGCCGATCTCGTCATCGAGGCGGTGTTCGAGGATCGCGACGTCAAGAAGGCGGTGATCGAGGCAGTCGAAGCCGTGCTGCCGGAAGGCGCCATCTTTGCCTCCAACACCTCGACGCTGCCGATCTCCGGCCTGGCGAAGAACTCCAAGCGTCCGGCCGATTTCATCGGCGTCCATTTCTTCTCGCCGGTCGAGAAGATGATGCTGACCGAAGTCATCCTCGGCAAGGAAACGGGCGACCGTGCCCTTGCCGTGGCGCTGGATTACGTCGCCGCGATCAAGAAGACGCCGATCGTCGTCAACGACACTCGTGGCTTCTTCGTCAATCGCTGCGTCTTCCGCTATATCCATGAAGCCTATGATATGCTGATCGAGGGTGTGCCTGCGACCATGATCGAAAACGCCGCCAAGATGGCCGGCATGCCGGTCGGCCCCCTGGCACTCAACGACGAAGTCGCCATCGACCTGTCGCTGAAGATCCTCAAGGCTACCGTCGCTGATCTTGGCGAGAAAGCAGTCGATCCGCGCCATATGCAGCTGGTCAGCGGTCTTGTGGAAGGCGAGGGGCGCCTGGGCCGCAAGAACTCCAAGGGCTTCTACGACTATCCGCCGAAGCCGGCTAAGAAATCGCTGTGGCCGGGCCTGAAGGACCTCTATCCGCAGAAGAAGGCGGATGAGATCGACGTCAACGTGTTGAAGCAGCGTTTCCTCGCCACCATCGCGCTGGAAGCCGCCCGCACCATGGAAGAGGGCATCGTCACCGATCCGCGCGAAGCCGATGTCGGCTCCATCCTCGGTTTCGGCTTTGCCCCCTATACCGGCGGCGCGCTCTCCTACATCGACGGCATGGGCGTCAAGACCTTCGTGAGCCTTTGTGAAACGCTGGCCAAGACCTACGGCCCGCATTTCGCGCCGACGGCACTTCTCAAGGATATGGCAGCCAAGGGCGAGACGTTTTACGGACGGTTTGACCCGTACGGCGTGAAAGCGGCTGCCTGA
- the galE gene encoding UDP-glucose 4-epimerase GalE, with protein sequence MTVLVTGGAGYIGSHMVWKLLDAGEDVVVVDRLSTGFRWAIPSAARFYLGDAADEALLQTIFAENDIEAIIHFAGSSIVPASIEDPLGYYENNTGKTRTLMSAAIRAGIRHFVFSSTAAVYGSQPADEPVKESAPLLPETPYGQSKLMSELMLRDAAAAYDFRYVALRYFNVAGADPQGRAGQSTDGATHLVKVACEAALGRRRQVEIYGTDYPTHDGTGVRDYIHVSDLVDAHLMALRHLRSGGRPLVANCGYGVGYSVLDVLNMVMRVHGRAFRIHMAPRRPGDTASVVADATLAHRELGWTPRYNCMETIVRSSLEWELQLADRSSFDASGLRKVFAAPSL encoded by the coding sequence ATGACGGTGTTGGTGACGGGCGGAGCCGGTTATATCGGCAGCCATATGGTCTGGAAATTGCTGGATGCCGGCGAGGACGTGGTCGTCGTCGATCGCCTGTCCACCGGCTTTCGCTGGGCTATTCCTTCGGCCGCGCGCTTCTATCTCGGCGATGCCGCCGATGAAGCCCTATTGCAGACGATCTTCGCCGAAAACGATATCGAAGCCATCATTCACTTTGCCGGATCCTCGATTGTGCCAGCCTCGATCGAAGACCCGCTTGGCTATTATGAGAACAATACCGGCAAGACCCGCACCCTGATGAGCGCGGCGATCAGGGCCGGCATTCGCCATTTCGTCTTTTCGTCCACCGCCGCCGTCTATGGCTCGCAACCCGCCGATGAGCCGGTGAAGGAAAGCGCGCCCTTGCTGCCGGAAACGCCCTACGGCCAGTCCAAACTAATGTCGGAGCTGATGCTGCGCGATGCCGCCGCGGCTTACGATTTCCGCTATGTGGCGCTGCGCTATTTCAACGTCGCCGGCGCCGATCCGCAGGGCAGGGCCGGCCAGTCGACCGATGGCGCCACGCATCTGGTCAAGGTTGCCTGCGAGGCCGCACTCGGCCGCCGCCGCCAGGTGGAGATCTACGGCACCGACTATCCGACGCATGACGGCACCGGCGTGCGCGACTATATCCACGTCTCCGATCTCGTCGACGCGCATCTGATGGCGCTGCGGCATCTGCGAAGCGGTGGCCGGCCGCTTGTTGCCAATTGTGGCTATGGCGTGGGCTATTCGGTGCTGGATGTGCTGAACATGGTCATGCGTGTTCATGGCCGAGCCTTCCGGATCCACATGGCGCCGCGCCGGCCAGGCGATACCGCCAGCGTCGTTGCCGACGCCACGCTCGCCCATCGCGAGCTGGGCTGGACGCCTAGGTATAATTGCATGGAGACGATCGTGCGCTCGTCGCTGGAATGGGAACTTCAGCTCGCGGATAGATCCAGCTTCGATGCCAGCGGCTTACGCAAGGTGTTCGCGGCTCCGAGCCTCTGA
- a CDS encoding TetR/AcrR family transcriptional regulator, with amino-acid sequence MVSRENPRPGGRSARVQASVHQAVHDMLVAMDRAEVTIPLIAQRANVTPSTIYRRWGDLQELLADVAASRLQPETEPAKTGSVRADLQAWTEQYADEMSSGAGRQMIRDILSVPDTANAEKCSGYTQQQLRVLIARAQERGEPFPTLTELMDYVISPIMYRILFEQPPNADCVRGLISRVMPEAVVKS; translated from the coding sequence ATGGTTTCCAGGGAAAATCCGCGTCCGGGTGGGCGCAGCGCCAGGGTTCAGGCCTCGGTGCATCAGGCAGTTCACGATATGCTGGTCGCGATGGACCGTGCGGAGGTGACAATCCCGCTGATCGCCCAACGCGCCAATGTGACGCCGTCCACGATCTATCGCCGCTGGGGCGATCTGCAGGAACTCTTGGCCGATGTCGCCGCCTCGCGCCTGCAGCCGGAGACCGAACCGGCGAAGACCGGCAGCGTTCGTGCGGATCTGCAGGCATGGACCGAGCAATATGCCGACGAAATGTCCTCCGGCGCTGGGCGGCAGATGATCCGCGATATCCTGTCGGTGCCCGACACGGCCAACGCTGAAAAGTGCAGCGGCTACACGCAGCAGCAATTGCGCGTCCTCATCGCCCGGGCGCAAGAGCGGGGAGAGCCATTCCCGACGCTTACCGAACTGATGGATTACGTCATCTCGCCGATCATGTACCGCATCCTCTTCGAGCAGCCACCGAATGCCGATTGCGTGCGCGGGCTGATCTCCCGGGTGATGCCGGAGGCTGTGGTTAAATCCTGA
- a CDS encoding acetyl-CoA C-acetyltransferase: protein MTEVFIYDHVRTPRGRGKKDGSLHEVPSVRLAAKTLEAIRDRNGLDTKTVDDIIMGCVDPVMDAGAVIPKAAAFEAGYSNTAPGMQISRFCASGLDAVNFGAAKIAQGADDIVIAGGVESMSRVGLGMSGGAWFMDPSVNFPAYFMPQGVSADLIATKYGFSRDDVDAYAVESQKRAANAWEKGYFKNSVVPVKDINGLTILDRDEHMRPGTDMQALASLNPSFQMPGEMGGFEAVGIQAHPEVERINYVHHAGNSSGIVDGAAAVLLGSKAGGESMGLKPRGRIKAFANIGSDPALMLTGPVDVTEKLLKRTGMSLADIDLFELNEAFAAVVLRYMQAFEIPHDKINVNGGAIAMGHPLGATGAMILGTVLDELERRDLNVALVTLCIGAGMGTATIVERV from the coding sequence ATGACTGAGGTTTTCATTTACGACCATGTTCGCACGCCGCGCGGGCGCGGCAAGAAGGATGGATCGCTGCACGAAGTGCCGTCCGTCCGTCTGGCCGCCAAGACGCTGGAGGCGATCCGCGATCGCAACGGGCTCGACACCAAGACGGTGGACGACATCATCATGGGCTGCGTCGATCCGGTGATGGATGCCGGCGCCGTCATCCCGAAGGCCGCCGCTTTCGAGGCGGGTTATTCGAACACCGCGCCCGGCATGCAGATTTCGCGCTTCTGCGCCTCCGGCCTCGATGCCGTGAATTTCGGCGCGGCCAAGATCGCGCAAGGGGCTGACGATATCGTCATCGCCGGCGGCGTCGAGAGCATGTCGCGCGTCGGTCTCGGCATGTCCGGCGGTGCCTGGTTCATGGACCCCTCCGTGAATTTCCCGGCCTATTTCATGCCGCAGGGCGTCTCCGCCGATCTGATCGCCACCAAATACGGCTTCTCCCGCGATGACGTCGACGCCTATGCGGTCGAGAGCCAGAAGCGGGCGGCCAATGCCTGGGAGAAGGGCTACTTCAAGAATTCCGTCGTGCCGGTGAAGGATATCAATGGCCTGACGATCCTCGACAGGGACGAGCATATGCGTCCCGGCACGGACATGCAGGCGCTGGCCTCGCTCAACCCGTCCTTCCAGATGCCCGGCGAGATGGGCGGCTTCGAAGCCGTCGGCATCCAGGCGCATCCGGAAGTCGAGCGCATCAACTACGTCCACCACGCCGGCAATTCATCCGGCATCGTCGATGGCGCGGCTGCCGTCTTGCTCGGCTCCAAGGCCGGCGGTGAGAGCATGGGGCTGAAGCCGCGCGGCCGTATCAAGGCCTTCGCCAATATCGGCTCCGACCCGGCGCTGATGCTGACAGGCCCGGTCGACGTCACCGAGAAACTGTTGAAGCGCACCGGGATGTCGCTTGCCGATATCGATCTGTTCGAGCTCAACGAAGCCTTCGCCGCTGTCGTGCTGCGCTACATGCAGGCTTTCGAGATTCCGCATGACAAGATCAACGTCAACGGCGGCGCCATCGCTATGGGCCATCCGCTGGGCGCCACCGGTGCGATGATCCTCGGCACGGTGCTGGATGAGCTTGAACGCCGCGATCTGAACGTGGCACTGGTCACGCTCTGCATCGGCGCCGGCATGGGCACGGCCACGATCGTCGAACGCGTCTGA
- the mscL gene encoding large conductance mechanosensitive channel protein MscL, translating to MLNEFKAFIAKGNVMDLAVGVIIGGAFGGIVKSLVDDIIMPIVGAIFGGFDFSNYFVGLSSAVNAPTLAGARAQGAVLAYGSFITVLINFLILAWIIFLMVKGVNTLRKQVERKNETVAEAAPPAADVQLLTEIRDLLAKR from the coding sequence ATGCTTAATGAATTCAAGGCATTTATCGCCAAAGGCAATGTCATGGATCTCGCGGTCGGTGTGATCATCGGCGGCGCCTTCGGTGGTATCGTGAAATCTCTGGTTGACGATATCATCATGCCAATCGTCGGCGCTATTTTCGGCGGCTTCGATTTCTCCAATTACTTCGTCGGCCTCTCCTCGGCGGTCAATGCACCGACGCTGGCCGGTGCCCGTGCGCAAGGCGCGGTTCTCGCTTACGGTAGCTTCATCACCGTTCTCATCAACTTCCTGATCCTCGCCTGGATCATCTTCCTGATGGTCAAGGGCGTGAACACGCTGCGCAAGCAGGTCGAGCGCAAGAACGAAACCGTCGCCGAGGCAGCGCCGCCGGCAGCCGATGTTCAGCTGCTCACCGAAATTCGCGATCTTCTCGCCAAGCGTTAA
- a CDS encoding LysR family transcriptional regulator encodes MKSAPHFTWDDLQFFLAVARTGQLSTAARQLRSSHATVSRRIDRLEFALKVKLFERNPRGYVLTGMGQRFIDTAERMEQETERLRADLTVGSAAQRGVVRISAPEGFSNFFFTTMLPEFTARYPNISLELVTIQQIMSLSRKEADIVVVLDPPKAGPYFTEKLTDYHLQVYGSREYLASHPPVESRNDLPDHDFIGYIEDMIFAPGLDYLGEIHPRIKPQFQSSSIFAQLTATKNGLGLCVLPFFIACRHPDLQMVLPGDVDLKRHYWITCHRDLRQSPRVRTVIDFLMEAVHRNAPAFLGHGSA; translated from the coding sequence ATGAAGAGCGCGCCGCATTTCACCTGGGACGACCTGCAGTTCTTCCTGGCCGTGGCGAGGACCGGGCAGCTTTCGACCGCTGCCCGACAATTGCGCAGCAGCCACGCCACCGTCTCGCGCCGCATCGACCGGCTGGAATTCGCCTTGAAGGTCAAGCTCTTCGAGCGCAATCCGCGCGGATACGTGCTGACCGGCATGGGCCAGCGCTTCATCGACACGGCCGAGCGGATGGAGCAGGAAACCGAGCGGCTGCGGGCGGACCTGACTGTCGGTTCGGCTGCGCAGCGCGGCGTCGTGCGTATCAGCGCGCCGGAAGGATTTTCCAACTTCTTCTTCACCACCATGCTGCCGGAGTTCACCGCGCGCTATCCGAACATCTCGCTGGAGCTGGTGACGATCCAGCAGATCATGTCGCTGTCGCGCAAGGAAGCCGATATCGTCGTCGTGCTCGACCCGCCGAAAGCCGGCCCCTACTTCACCGAGAAATTGACCGACTACCATTTGCAGGTCTATGGATCACGGGAATATCTTGCCAGCCACCCGCCAGTCGAGAGCCGCAACGATCTGCCGGACCATGACTTCATCGGCTATATCGAAGACATGATCTTCGCGCCCGGCCTCGATTATCTCGGCGAGATCCATCCCCGTATCAAACCGCAATTCCAGAGCTCCAGCATCTTTGCTCAGCTGACGGCGACGAAGAACGGACTTGGGCTCTGCGTTTTGCCGTTCTTCATTGCCTGCCGGCATCCGGATCTGCAGATGGTGCTGCCTGGGGACGTCGACCTGAAGCGTCACTACTGGATCACCTGTCACCGCGACCTGCGCCAGTCGCCGCGCGTGCGCACCGTCATCGATTTCCTGATGGAGGCGGTGCACCGCAATGCGCCGGCCTTTCTTGGCCACGGGTCGGCTTAA